Proteins from one Fragaria vesca subsp. vesca linkage group LG6, FraVesHawaii_1.0, whole genome shotgun sequence genomic window:
- the LOC101298040 gene encoding EPIDERMAL PATTERNING FACTOR-like protein 6-like yields MAPSTRNYPVNGLKIAILTVAFIFFFFFTILLSKSVDSEHSIHSESSTDQLQQRKMVLGSRPPQCENKCLNCRPCFATLVIPSHHKTKVYSSSHNDGDDRYYLLSWKCKCGQKLFQP; encoded by the exons ATGGCTCCATCCACCAGAAACTACCCAGTAAATGGCCTCAAAATAGCAATCCTCACTGTGGCTTTCATCTTTTTCTTCTTCTTCACAATTCTACTTTCCAAATCAG TGGATTCCGAACATTCGATTCACAGTGAGAGCAGTACTGATCAGCTGCAACAAAGAAAAATGGTTCTGGGTTCAAGGCCTCCTCAGTGTGAGAACAAGTGTTTGAACTGCAGGCCTTGCTTTGCTACTTTGGTCATTCCATCTCATCACAAGACAAAGGTTTACAGTTCATCTCATAATGATGGAGATGATCGCTATTATCTACTCTCATGGAAATGCAAATGTGGACAGAAGCTATTTCAACCATGA
- the LOC101299103 gene encoding 26.5 kDa heat shock protein, mitochondrial-like, which translates to MALARLALKRHLQQRVLSPSPPFSAANSVLLEGRGGGERRLLGTDATDKVSIREKTADDKDLSISEAKGRRANLFPNWSRSRGLWGSSDQDFVPALSGLERALMQATGNINRLFENLSLSPWSVSGRVKEQDDCYKLRFDMPGLTKEDVKISVHHGNMTIKGEHKEEEGEETDDEFWSSRSYGYYNTSLALPDDAKVDEIKASLKDGVLSVTIPRSEKPKEDVKEVNIN; encoded by the exons ATGGCTTTGGCACGTTTGGCTTTGAAGAGACACTTGCAGCAGAGGGTGCTTTCTCCATCTCCTCCTTTCTCTGCAGCTAATTCTGTGTTATTGGAAGGCCGTGGTGGTGGTGAGAGGAGGTTGCTTGGTACAGACGCTACTGATAAGGTGAGTATCCGTGAGAAGACAGCCGATGACAAAGACCTTAGCATCTCTGAAGCTAAAGGTAGAAGGGCCAACTTGTTCCCCAACTGGAGCCGCAGTAGGGGATTATGGGGCAGTAGCGATCAGGACTTTGTTCCTGCCCTTTCCG GCCTTGAAAGAGCGTTGATGCAAGCAACAGGGAACATAAACAGGCTGTTTGAGAACCTAAGCTTATCACCGTGGTCAGTATCCGGGCGTGTCAAAGAGCAAGACGACTGCTACAAGTTGCGATTCGACATGCCGGGACTTACCAAGGAGGATGTGAAGATCAGTGTTCATCATGGGAATATGACAATCAAGGGGGAGCACAAGGAAGAAGAGGGAGAAGAGACAGACGATGAGTTCTGGTCATCAAGGAGCTATGGTTATTATAACACTAGTTTGGCGTTGCCGGATGATGCTAAAGTCGATGAGATAAAGGCATCGTTGAAGGATGGGGTGCTATCTGTTACCATTCCTAGAAGTGAGAAGCCTAAGGAAGATGTGAAGGAGGTGAATATAAACTGA